The Lathyrus oleraceus cultivar Zhongwan6 unplaced genomic scaffold, CAAS_Psat_ZW6_1.0 chrUn0412, whole genome shotgun sequence DNA segment AATAAGATCTTAAAATATCATTAGCTTAAAAATTAACTATTTAATCTTTAATTTTTATTAGTTTACATCTAACTTCAGCTCATTCACAAATTACTTTATCATGAGGCATCAAAATGTTAAATTGAGTGTTACCTAAAAAACTACTATTCGTCAAAGCACAATTAACATCAAATCTAGAAATTAATTATCGTAACGATTCAACCACATCACAACGGTCACACAAAAAAAGAGAATCTAAATTAATAGTCTCACTGACCAAAAAATGGTATATCTTCAAAATAGACATAGTGTTACGAATAGATCAAAAACATTACATTACGAGGAAAATTTTCGTGCAAAATATATAACATTATCTTTATACTCGTAATTTCTAGATAAATGATTTGAAATAGTTAACAATCCTCAAAAATACCGACAAATTAATCAATATTATCTTTTTCTGTTTTTTAGGCCTAAAATTTCATTATTTTATAGAGGATAAAGAAAATTCcataattaaaaattaaaaaatattgtTAATTTTTTTATGAATGATTCATGTCTTATCTAATTAGCATAGTCATCAAAATTAATATGGGGATGCTTTCTCCCATAGTCTTTTATCTTAAATAGATTTGTCATTAGTTAAGAGAATGGTAAAATGACTCCCTCTCTCTGTAAAAAAATAATTGtatttaatttttgaaattatCCATTTGAATGTAAAATTTAGCGGCAACAAAAAACTTGtactttcaaaatattttctcCAGTTTAACTAAGTACTAGGTACATTAAAATTACAAACAACTCTGTTCGAATTAAAACATCAAAATGTATTAAATCATTACGCATAAAGTACATCACAATAAATCCAACAAAAAATCAAATACATAATAAGTTTGATAATTCATAAACAGATTTAAATGGAAATTTTAGAGAAAAACTAATTGTTCAATTCTCAAGATCACTTGACAGCCTTCCTACCCTTTATAGATTCCTTATTTGAAAACAAAATGTGAGGAGTGTGACAATCACTTTGTCTCGGCGAGTTCCTACTAACCTAAGACATAATGGGAACCTAATTTTTAATTAGTTATCATAATTTCCATCGATTTATTGATCTAAACATAATTCTTAGCCCCCCTGAATGTCATAGCATAATAATGAATGTATCATTATTTCACACTATTATTGTCCTGTTCATTTGAAATGATATACACTATGAGGTGAGTTGTCTCAGAGGTCTATTGTATTTGACTGATATAGGATGCAAATCAGTCTCCTTCCTAGCTTTCCTAGCTTAACATCGTCGTAAATGGATTCCAAAAGGTCTGTCGGAGTCCCATGTAGCATTAGCTAAATAACATAATCAAAATGAGTATTTATTGTGCACATAGATTAACACTTCATGATGGGGAATATCTCTTTGATCAACTGATATATTCTAAGAATCCATTAGATAAACTAATGATCCTCTAATCTTGAATCTTATAATTCCCTTGGCTGTAATCTTTTAAATATCTTTTGATCCTAGATTGAGGTTTTCCAATATCTAAGTGAGTTTGTGACCCCTTATCTATAAAACTTGATTAAATAATACAGATCAAAGAAGTATTAAAATCATGATTATTACATTGGTGGAGTTAATATATTATTGATTAAGTTTCTGCAAGTTTTAAGAACAAAAATTCTAAATATTTATCATCATGCACCCGTTCATCTTACCTATACACCGCTCCATTTATATTCTAGATAATATGCATTGGTTCATTAATTAATGAACTAGTTCACATTGCAGTCTCGAAAAATATGCATCGGTTCATTAGTTAATGAATTGGTTCATGTTCAGGTTTTGACAAACGTGCACCAGTTCATTATTTAATGAACTGGTTCATTATTGACAATTTTTCAAATATTGCAAGTCAATGTGTAACATGCATCGGTTCATTAATTAATACATCGGTTCATTAATTAATGCATCGGTTCATGTTACACATAAATCACTAATAACCAACCGAAATTGTGCATAAAAATTTTCTTGATAACTATACCATTTTCAACATAAAATTCTCATTGAATACCCACAAAATCTCACATGCAAGAATTCTAACCAACATAATAAGCATGGAGAAAGAGATTTGTCTAACTACACTACAAGAAAACTGTGCTCGAACCACACGATATAGTCACATGAAATTCACGTCACTAATAAAAGGCAGTTGTCACATGAAAAACACGCCGCTATAGttagaaaataataaaaaaattaaactTTAGCTGGTGAAATTTAGAATGTGTGTAAACCTTTTAGTGGCGTGCAAAAAACGCCGctaataaaaaatttaaaattgtcACGCTGGCAGCTAGTGAGGAGATAATCACGTCACAAAATATTTCAAATTAGTGTCATTGAAATCACGTCATAAAATTATGACCATTCTGGCACGTTGGCATCTAGTGATAAGATAATCATGTCGCAATGAATTTTGAATTGGTGACATGGGATTCACGATGCAACAACCAACAATCACTTTAATTGTGACGTGATATTCCCAATGCTGAAATGTTTATTTGTTAGACAGGTTGCAGCACCCCCACACTCCTCATGGACTCATTTTTTCTCTCCATATTTTGTGTTCTTCCCTCTCTGTTTCGTCTTCCTCCCAACCCTTTTCTCCTTTCATTTTCACAACTTCCTCATATTTTCATAACTTCCTCACCACTTTTGCAACAAGAATGTAAGTTTTGTTTACTAATTCAGCTTAATTGTTAAATTTCGTGAATgtaatttttctcttttttcatCAAGACATAAAATCATCTAGATTCAAGATTTATTTGGGAAGTTCATCAAGCTAAATGCTTAAAATTTACTTCAAGTTCACTCAATGCTCATTTTTGCACTGCGAAAAATACCCGAGTGTAAGGAAAGATCGAAATACATACAGAGTCGTCACTGGACTTTATTTATTCTAAAGGAAAGGGAACTCTCTCACTCTTATAGTAACACTAGTTATTGTTATTGCTATACACACTCATTTCTTCTCGTATATTTGCAGGGACGGTAATATTGACAAAAATGCTTGAATCGGAAAGAATGTTACCAAAAAAAACTCTCAAAGTTATGCTTTTAAAACTAATTTACATTAAAATACTACCAATTTTCTATATAAGAGAACAAATAAACCAAAAGTAATCCAAAAAAATAAATCTAGACCCCTTAAAACATGTAGTAAATTTGCTAATTGTATTATCTGCAGGGAGTACAAGATGCTAATTAATGTTTTAAAAATTGAGAAACCTTATTtaaatatacattttttattgtGTAGGTATATTTTCTGTGTACTTTTGAAATGTGTGCTAAGTATTGAAAGTAAAAAGTATTAAATTTAGAGATAGAAACATACAGTATCATAAATAGTATTAATATTTTGAATATAGTTGTTAAAAATTGTCCTTGAAACTTAAAAGTATGTAGAATGGATTTTATCAAAATTCTCTTTTGGGTGGGAAATGTTTCATTGAATAGCTACACCACTAATGTTGTCATTTATTTTCTTCCAACTTTTTTGAAAGGTTTCATTGAACCTAATTCATCTATTCTAACTAAAGCATGTGAATGCCGGTAGAAATAACCATATTTTTTTCCTTCTATTTTTATGGCATTGTATGCTTTGTGTATTGCATAGACTCTTAAAATTTTGCACTTAATTGAAAGACGTCTTAGTCGGTTGATGAAAGTGATTGCTTATAAACTTTTTTTAAGTTTTGATTTTCAAATTCAAACATGAGATTTTTTTTATGTAAAACAAAACAATAGCTCACCAATCTAAACTAAAGAGCTATAGTATAAATATGGTTCAATCAATGTATTTTCATAAGCAAAAGAGTTTAAATATAAGAGTAGTGTTATTTAAAACAATGTATCAACCTTATCAACCATAGTAAATTTCACGTGACAATATATTATATATGATTTTGCACACAAAAAAACATTAAATCAATAAAGTATAACAAAATATATAGTGAACAATCCAATACCATAAAATTTTATTGGTCATACTATCCAATACACAATTATGCAATGTTAGGTtttataaatttaattaaacttaaataaatttgaattttgaattaATTTTGCAAGAGGCATCAATAGTCGGCGTACCCATCTTTTTAATGAATACAAAATTAAGAACTCATCGACAAATAAATATTACATATTTTAACTTATCGAAAACAACAAAATTTTTACTTCACGGTATATATTTGATCATAATATGCATCGTGACTACATGCAATTTCTAATATTCATCTGGGTGATCTGTTAAGCGATTGCGGCATTCATTAGGCAGACCACGAGCAAAACGTATAAAATCACGACAATAGTCATAAACAATCAATTTTGAATAAATCTCTTTGAGCTTCTTCCTTGTTTCACCATTAAGACCTTTATCTTCTCCGCCATTGAAACCTAAGCAATTATTTGATGGACTAGGCATGCACGCATTAGCACTGAAGTTTCTAAATCCAGCCGTGAATGGAGACTTTGACCAATCAATTTTCACTTGTCCCCCTCTTGTTGCCCATGAATCTCCATTCCATAGTGTTGTGTATAATTTCATTGGTTGCCTTGTTGGGAATGGAACACCAATGTTTTGTCTATTATGTATCACTCTTATGGGTATGTTATCCACCAATATTCTGCATAGATGCCAAACACATGATATAGTTATATGTATATATACATTGTTTGTTCCATATATTGAATTATATTTTTTTCATTGTTTTAGAAAGAATTTTTGTTATGGAGATCAAGATATTGTCACTTAGATCAAGGGACATAGATTAATGATAATGATAGAATCATGTAATCTTAGGATTTGGATTATGTGCGATGTGATTGTACGCAATCATCAATTTTGGTCAATTTGTTGAGGTTCTAATTCACATTGAATTTCTAATAGGTATTATTGATGGTTAATGTATTAAAATCTAGTAtaatttaatcttgatttttgtGATATGTATTAACTCGGGTATTAGGTCTAGTAGAAATTAAGGTTAGACGGTGATCCAAAATTTGAATTCAACTGTGAGAGGCGCCACATTTAGTGGATGACATGTCTCGAATAAAATTATGTACCTTTAATGAAGGGAAATGTGAAACAccaaataaaaaatatttctaATAAAGTTTATGAAAATTTACTTAAACAATGAAAAACTTACATTATGCGCTGAGGATTCCAATCAATAGAGTAAGTGTGAAAGTCGTTTGTGGGATCAAACCAAAGATAGAATTGTACCTCATGACCTCCATCACCATTGGCATAAAAATTGGTTGAGAGAATATATGGATCACCAGACAAGTTACCCAAAAATTCCATATCAATCTCATCATGGTGTGGTCCTTGAGAACTTAGCTGCATATATGCATATATGCGAAATTAAATAGCCATACAATAAGTAAAAGTTTCTTATATTATGCAATGTGTTATGTGTGTGCGCAACCATAATAGTAATAACTTGTTTTCCATATCTATAAGTTTTGCCACAATATAACGATTTGAATTGGCTAATGTCATAAATCTTACACATTCAAGTGGCTAGCTCATCGATGACAAGTTGAATCAAGATCAAACAATATATATTTCAAACTCAATATTTTTAGAATTTAAAATATCCAAATCTACTTGATTCATGCATTGTTTGACCTCGATCTAAGCGTCACCGATGTGCCAATTGTGTGAATTTTTAATTATAGGAAGTTGTAATATGCAATATAATGGTTTTATTAGTCTCTTTAACAACATCACAAACGTAATTTTGCCACATCAATCACATTTACCGAAATATTAAAATTTGGAATATATATGCAATTGTCATTTAAAACTATAACAAATGTGAATTAAGAGTTTGCATATATGAGTGTAGTTTTGTAACAAAGTACATACATAATATGCAGTGACAGTGCCTGCAGAGTTTCCTGGCACAAGTTTGATTTGCATATCAAATCGTCCAAACAAATATTCATTCTGAGTACCAATGCCAGAGCCAGAATATTTATCCATTGTAAGTGTCATACAATTGCCACCATCTTGTATGTTAGCCCTTTTATCTCCAAATAGAATGTTAAAATCAGTGTTGAAATTTCCTCCAAATGCAATTGTACTAAAGGTTAAGCATAAGCAAAGTAAGAGAAACACAGAGTTATTAGCATATGAAGAAACCATAATTAACTAATGTTTCACTTTGTGTAAATTGATAAATTAAAATTTTGAAAAGGGTTATTTAAATTGAAGTTGGTGTCATATTTTGTGTAAAACGCAACGGATTTAGATCAATTTAGTTGTCTGAAGCTCAATGTTACAACGACAACTCACAAGTCACTGTTATTGTTGAAAGTCACACCTCAATTTTATTAACAAAATTTTTTTATGGCAAAAATATTTGTTCCTTTTAAGCCTTGTTtgaatgcttaatgttgaaaaGTTGGATTCAAGTCAAAAGCCCAAAATAGGGAAATATTATACTTGAGAGATAAATATCATGGAAGGGGTTCTTAGCACATTAAAATACCATGGAAGGGAAATATTAAcacattaaaataaaataaaagtacATGTTGAGAAATCGTTCTCCAAAAGTTATCTTTTTACTTATATGATTAAGTAAAATTTATGTTTAGCTACTACAATAAAATATAGTTAGTTACTATAAATAAGTTTATTTGTATAAAATTAGGagaaatataataataaaaagatGATTACATGTTTGATACATTTATTTTGTCTTATTTTGGCACTTATGACATCCTAAATATTTTACAGAGATATTtagtttttttttgaaaatatataCAAAGTCAATTATTGATGAAATTTAAGTCTTTTTGTATAAGAATAAATTTAAATCTTTAAAGTGTTGtagatttaaaaaaatatatttattgaATAGATATTATTAATCTTTATGTTTTGTGTTCctttaatttatattttatataaGTAAAATATCGTGATTTATTTTGTTGATATAATATATTTTGGGTTAAATATATTTTAGGTCCTCTTAAAATATTTACTTTCATTTTTAGTCTCTCTATATATTTTCTCTTTTCAGTTTTAGTATATTCTTTTTTATAACAGTTCGTATTGCATGTTCCAACTGACTTCTTTTGAAGACCTGTCATTAATAAGATCTTAAAATATCATTAGCTTAAAAATTAACTATTTAATCTTTAATTTTTATTAGTTTACATCTAACTTCAGCTCATTCACAAATTACTTTATCATGAGGCATCAAAATGTTAAATTGAGTGTTACCTAAAAAACTACTATTCGTCAAAGCACAATTAACATCAAATCTAGAAATTAATTATCGTAACGATTCAACCACATCACAACGGTCACACAAAAAAAGAGAATCTAAATTAATAGTCTCACTGACCAAAAAATGGTATATCTTCAAAATAGACATAGTGTTACGAATAGATCAAAAACATTACATTACGAGGAAAATTTTCGTGCAAAATATATAACATTATCTTTATACTCGTAATTTCTAGATAAATGATTTGAAATAGTTAACAATCCTCAAAAATACCGACAAATTAATCAATATTATCTTTTTCTGTTTTTTAGGCCTAAAATTTCATTATTTTATAGAGGATAAAGAAAATTCcataattaaaaattaaaaaatattgtTAATTTTTTTATGAATGATTCATGTCTTATCTAATTAGCATAGTCATCAAAATTAATATGGGGATGCTTTCTCCCATAGTCTTTTATCTTAAATAGATTTGTCATTAGTTAAGAGAATGGTAAAATGACTCCCTCTCTCTGTAAAAAAATAATTGtatttaatttttgaaattatCCATTTGAATGTAAAATTTAGCGGCAACAAAAAACTTGtactttcaaaatattttctcCAGTTTAACTAAGTACTAGGTACATTAAAATTACAAACAACTCTGTTCGAATTAAAACATCAAAATGTATTAAATCATTACGCATAAAGTACATCACAATAAATCCAACAAAAAATCAAATACATAATAAGTTTGATAATTCATAAACAGATTTAAATGGAAATTTTAGAGAAAAACTAATTGTTCAATTCTCAAGATCACTTGACAGCCTTCCTACCCTTTATAGATTCCTTATTTGAAAACAAAATGTGAGGAGTGTGACAATCACTTTGTCTCGGCGAGTTCCTACTAACCTAAGACATAATGGGAACCTAATTTTTAATTAGTTATCATAATTTCCATCGATTTATTGATCTAAACATAATTCTTAGCCCCCCTGAATGTCATAGCATAATAATGAATGTATCATTATTTCACACTATTATTGTCCTGTTCATTTGAAATGATATACACTATGAGGTGAGTTGTCTCAGAGGTCTATTGTATTTGACTGATATAGGATGCAAATCAGTCTCCTTCCTAGCTTTCCTAGCTTAACATCGTCGTAAATGGATTCCAAAAGGTCTGTCGGAGTCCCATGTAGCATTAGCTAAATAACATAATCAAAATGAGTATTTATTGTGCACATAGATTAACACTTCATGATGGGGAATATCTCTTTGATCAACTGATATATTCTAAGAATCCATTAGATAAACTAATGATCCTCTAATCTTGAATCTTATAATTCCCTTGGCTGTAATCTTTTAAATATCTTTTGATCCTAGATTGAGGTTTTCCAATATCTAAGTGAGTTTGTGACCCCTTATCTATAAAACTTGATTAAATAATACAGATCAAAGAAGTATTAAAATCATGATTATTACATTGGTGGAGTTAATATATTATTGATTAAGTTTCTGCAAGTTTTAAGAACAAAAATTCTAAATATTTATCATCATGCACCCGTTCATCTTACCTATACACCGCTCCATTTATATTCTAGATAATATGCATTGGTTCATTAATTAATGAACTAGTTCACATTGCAGTCTCGAAAAATATGCATCGGTTCATTAGTTAATGAATTGGTTCATGTTCAGGTTTTGACAAACGTGCACCAGTTCATTATTTAATGAACTGGTTCATTATTGACAATTTTTCAAATATTGCAAGTCAATGTGTAACATGCATCGGTTCATTAATTAATACATCGGTTCATTAATTAATGCATCGGTTCATGTTACACATAAATCACTAATAACCAACCGAAATTGTGCATAAAAAATTTTCTTGATAACTATACCATTTTCAACATAAAATTCTCATTGAATACCCACAAAATCTCACATGCAAGAATTCTAACCAACATAATAAGCATGGAGAAAGAGATTTGTCTAACTACACTACAAGAAAACTGTGCTCGAACCACACGATATAGTCACATGAAATTCACGTCACTAATAAAAGGCAGTTGTCACATGAAAAACACGCCGCTATAGttagaaaataataaaaaaattaaactTTAGCTGGTGAAATTTAGAATGTGTGTAAACCTTTTAGTGGCGTGCAAAAAACGCCGctaataaaaaatttaaaattgtcACGCTGGCAGCTAGTGAGGAGATAATCACGTCACAAAATATTTCAAATTAGTGTCATTGAAATCACGTCATAAAATTATGACCATTCTGGCACGTTGGCATCTAGTGATAAGATAATCATGTCGCAATGAATTTTGAATTGGTGACATGGGATTCACGATGCAACAACCAACAATCACTTTAATTGTGACGTGATATTCCCAATGCTGAAATGTTTATTTGTTAGACAGGTTGCAGCACCCCCACACTCCTCATGGACTCATTTTTTCTCTCCATATTTTGTGTTCTTCCCTCTCTGTTTCGTCTTCCTCCCAACCCTTTTCTCCTTTCATTTTCACAACTTCCTCATATTTTCATAACTTCCTCACCACTTTTGCAACAAGAATGTAAGTTTTGTTTACTAATTCAGCTTAATTGTTAAATTTCGTGAATgtaatttttctcttttttcatCAAGACATAAAATCATCTAGATTCAAGATTTATTTGGGAAGTTCATCAAGCTAAATGCTTAAAATTTACTTCAAGTTCACTCAATGCTCATTTTTGCACTGCGAAAAATACCCGAGTGTAAGGAAAGATCGAAATACATACAGAGTCGTCACTGGACTTTATTTATTCTAAAGGAAAGGGAACTCTCTCACTCTTATAGTAACACTAGTTATTGTTATTGCTATACACACTCATTTCTTCTCGTATATTTGCAGGGACGGTAATATTGACAAAAATGCTTGAATCGGAAAGAATGTTACCAAAAAAAACTCTCAAAGTTATGCTTTTAAAACTAATTTACATTAAAATACTACCAATTTTCTATATAAGAGAACAAATAAACCAAAAGTAATCCAAAAAAATAAATCTAGACCCCTTAAAACATGTAGTAAATTTGCTAATTGTATTATCTGCAGGGAGTACAAGATGCTAATTAATGTTTTAAAAATTGAGAAACCTTATTtaaatatacattttttattgtGTAGGTATATTTTCTGTGTACTTTTGAAATGTGTGCTAAGTATTGAAAGTAAAAAGTATTAAATTTAGAGATAGAAACATACAGTATCATAAATAGTATTAATATTTTGAATATAGTTGTTAAAAATTGTCCTTGAAACTTAAAAGTATGTAGAATGGATTTTATCAAAATTCTCTTTTGGGTGGGAAATGTTTCATTGAATAGCTACACCACTAATGTTGTCATTTATTTTCTTCCAACTTTTTTGAAAGGTTTCATTGAACCTAATTCATCTATTCTAACTAAAGCATGTGAATGCCGGTAGAAATAACCATATTTTTTTCCTTCTATTTTTATGGCATTGTATGCTTTGTGTATTGCATAGACTCTTAAAATTTTGCACTTAATTGAAAGACGTCTTAGTCGGTTGATGAAAGTGATTGCTTATAAACTTTTTTTAAGTTTTGATTTTCAAATTCAAACATGAGATTTTTTTTATGTAAAACAAAACAATAGCTCACCAATCTAAACTAAAGAGCTATAGTATAAATATGGTTCAATCAATGTATTTTCATAAGCAAAAGAGTTTAAATATAAGAGTAGTGTTATTTAAAACAATGTATCAACCTTATCAACCATAGTAAATTTCACGTGACAATATATTATATATGATTTTGCACACAAAAAAACATTAAATCAATAAAGTATAA contains these protein-coding regions:
- the LOC127114178 gene encoding xyloglucan endotransglucosylase protein 1 yields the protein MVSSYANNSVFLLLCLCLTFSTIAFGGNFNTDFNILFGDKRANIQDGGNCMTLTMDKYSGSGIGTQNEYLFGRFDMQIKLVPGNSAGTVTAYYLSSQGPHHDEIDMEFLGNLSGDPYILSTNFYANGDGGHEVQFYLWFDPTNDFHTYSIDWNPQRIIILVDNIPIRVIHNRQNIGVPFPTRQPMKLYTTLWNGDSWATRGGQVKIDWSKSPFTAGFRNFSANACMPSPSNNCLGFNGGEDKGLNGETRKKLKEIYSKLIVYDYCRDFIRFARGLPNECRNRLTDHPDEY